Proteins encoded by one window of Pelecanus crispus isolate bPelCri1 chromosome 8, bPelCri1.pri, whole genome shotgun sequence:
- the NMUR2 gene encoding neuromedin-U receptor 2 — protein sequence MAWISNISWFNHLALHEERFRRYLNSTEDYLAFLCGPRQSHLFLPMALVYTLIFIVGVVGNFLVCLVILKHRNMKTPTNYYLFSLAISDLLVLLFGMPLEVYEMWSNYPFLFGPVGCYLKTALFETVCFASILSVTTVSVERYIAILHPFRAKLESTRKRALRTIMVLWVLSVLFALPNTGTHGIMLQYFPNGTLVPGSATCTVVMPMWIYNCIVQITSFLFYVLPMGVISVLYYLMGLRLKGDKSLEVEEMAVNVQRPSRKSVTKMLSVLVMVFAICWAPFHIDRLFFSFVVEWTEPLANVFNLIHVVSGVFFYLSSAVNPIIYNLLSQRFRMAFLSVISPCCKHWAPNHPTSRIPAQQSIFVVEDHNLMDSTEDSSLPGTHRTSVSSSQISTGL from the exons ATGGCCTGGATCAGTAATATCTCCTGGTTTAATCACCTTGCTCTACATGAAGAACGTTTCAGGAGGTATTTAAACAGCACTGAGGATTACTTAGCCTTCCTATGTGGGCCCAGACAGAGCCATCTGTTCTTGCCCATGGCTTTGGTGTACACCCTGATCTTCATTGTTGGGGTGGTAGGTAACTTCTTAGTTTGCCTGGTAATCCTCAAGCACCGGAACATGAAGACCCCAACCAATTACTATCTCTTCAGTCTTGCCATCTCAGACCTGCTCGTGCTGCTTTTTGGGATGCCACTGGAAGTCTATGAGATGTGGAGCAACTATCCCTTCTTGTTTGGACCCGTTGGCTGCTATTTGAAGACAGCACTCTTTGAGACAGTGTGTTTTGCCTCTATCCTCAGCGTGACCACAGTCAGCGTGGAGAGATACATTGCCATCCTCCATCCTTTCCGTGCCAAGCTGGAGAGCACTCGCAAGCGTGCCCTGAGGACCATCATGGTGCTCTGGGTCCTCTCTGTCCTCTTCGCCCTCCCCAACACGGGCACCCATGGCATCATGCTGCAGTATTTCCCCAATGGCACCCTGGTCCCTGGCTCTGCTACCTGCACTGTAGTCATGCCCATGTGGATCTACAACTGTATTGTCCAGattacttcttttctcttctatGTGCTGCCTATGGGGGTAATAAGTGTGCTGTACTATCTGATGGGGCTAAGA TTGAAAGGAGACAAATCTTTGGAAGTGGAGGAAATGGCTGTGAATGTTCAGAGACCATCCAGGAAATCAGTCACCAAGATGCTGT CTGTCCTTGTGATGGTTTTTGCTATCTGCTGGGCTCCATTCCATATAGATCGACTCTTCTTCAGCTTTGTTGTGGAATGGACTGAGCCTCTGGCTAATGTATTCAACTTAATTCATGTGGTGTCAG GTGTTTTCTTCTATCTGAGCTCTGCTGTGAATCCCATCATTTACAATCTGTTGTCCCAGCGCTTCAGGATGGCTTTCCTCAGTGTGATCTCTCCTTGCTGCAAGCACTGGGCTCCTAACCATCCCACCAGCAGGATTCCTGCCCAGCAGAGCATCTTCGTGGTTGAGGACCACAATCTGATGGACTCCACTGAAGATTCAAGTCTCCCTGGCACGCACAGAACATCTGTCAGCA